The Fusarium graminearum PH-1 chromosome 2, whole genome shotgun sequence genome includes a region encoding these proteins:
- a CDS encoding aldehyde reductase 1, translated as MSSSPPSSGTPSTTPRSSPPLSMTASRSSASSTLTQKHVGQDLFPLTGGNEPDGDVEIDDSISIVDTWKAMTELPKSKARAVGVSNHTKEHLEALIKGTGVTPAANQIERHPLLIQPELIAYCKEKNIHVTAYSAFGNNMVDAPLLFTYPEVKAVAERLTKEKGTEVTPTQVLLAWAQVGGHSVIPKSVTPKRIAQNFQEIDLSESDIKEVEEVGKQQRRYNVPYVANKPRWNVNIFGDEAEKPATHQVII; from the exons ATGTCTTCATCACCTCCAAGCTCTGGAACTCCCAGCACGACCCCAAGGTCGTCGCCGCCGCTCTCGATGACTGCCTCCAGGAGCTCGGCCTCGAGTACCTTGAC CCAGAAGCACGTCGGCCAGGACCTCTTCCCCCTCACCGGTGGAAACGAGCCTGATGGCGATGTCGAGATCGACGACAGCATCTCCATTGTTGACACATGGAAGG CCATGACCGAACTccccaagtccaaggccCGCGCCGTCGGTGTTTCCAACCACACCAAGGAGCAC CTCGAGGCCCTCATCAAGGGCACTGGCGTCACCCCTGCTGCCAACCAGATCGAGCGCCACCCTCTCCTCATCCAGCCTGAGCTCATCGCTTACtgcaaggagaagaacatccACGTCACCGCCTACTCC GCCTTTGGAAACAACATGGTCGAcgctcctctcctcttcacctACcccgaggtcaaggccgtTGCTGAGCGTctcaccaaggagaagggcacCGAGGTCACACCCACACAAGTCCT CCTTGCTTGGGCCCAGGTTGGCGGCCACAGTGTCATCCCCAAGTCCGTGACCCCCAAGCGCATTGCTCAGAACTTCCAGGAGATCGACCTTTCCGAGTCCGACatcaaggaggttgaggaggttggcAAGCAGCAGCGCCGATACAACGTTCCCTACGTCGCCA ACAAGCCTCGATGGAACGTCAACATCTTTGGCGATGAGGCTGAAAAGCCTGCTACACACCAGGTTATCATTTAA